The Granulicella sp. 5B5 nucleotide sequence TGCTCTCCATCCTCGCCGAAAAGACCAAAGGCAACTGCACCCCGGACGAGACCAACCTCATGGACAACGCCCTCTTCGAGCTCCGCATGGGCTTCCTCGAGATGACCCAGGCCCTCGCCCGTCAGGCCCAGTCCAAGCAAGGCCCCGGCGGCGTACCCGGCATGCCCCCAGTCCCCGGCTCCGGCGGCCCCAGCATCGTCCGCTAACTCATGCCGTTTTACATCGAGTCCCCTACACCTTTCATCGCATACTCTGCGTGAAAGCTTAGCCTTTCTACTCCCTATTCCCTACTCCCTATTCCCTACTCCCTATTCCCTGCCTTATGGCCACCCTCACCTTCCTCGGCACCGGCACCTCCATGGGCGTCCCCACGCTCGGGTGCCCGTGCGCGGTCTGCGCAGATGCCCACCTCCCCGGCTCCCCCAACCGCCGCACCCGCCCCTCGGTGATGCTCTCGTACAACAACAGGAACGTCCTCATCGACACCGGCCAGGACTTCCACGCCCAGGCCGTCCGCGAAAACATCGACTCGGTCGACGCCGTCCTCTACACCCACGGCCATGCCGACCACATCCTCGGCATGGACGACCTCCGCCCGCTCAGCTTCAAGAGCCCCAGCGGCCTCCCGCTCTACGCCGACGACGCCACCGCCGCCGTCATCGAGCGCATCTTCGAGTACACCTTCTGCAAAGAAAACCGCTACCCCACCAGCGCGCGCGTCACCATGAACCGCATCGCCACAGAACCCGGCACCCTCATCCCGCTCTTCGGCGCCAACTTCATCCGCATCCCCGTCCAGCACGGCAAGCAGACCATCGCCGGCTACCGTGTCGGCACAATGGCCTACCTCACCGACGCGAGCGAGGTCCCCGCCGAGAGCCTGCCCTGCTCGAAGGCCTCGACATCCTCATCCTCGACGCCCTCCGCCGCGAACCGCACCCCACCCACATGAACCTCGCCACCGCGCTCGCCACCGTCGAAAAAATCGCGCCGCAGCGAGCGTACTTCACCCACATCTCACACGACCTCGACCACAACACCGTCAACGCCGAGCTGCCCGCACACATCCAACTCGCCCACGACGGCCTCAAACTAGACTTCGACATCACCTGAACAGCATGGGCGAGGTGCAACACTACCCCAGCACGAGAAACAAACACTGCGCAACGACAAGCAACACCAGAACCCAAGTAACACGCACAGCACCAGCAACAAGTAGCTCTAGCTTTGAAGGGGCGGGACTTCAGTCCCGCCATGAGAACCACGGAGAGAACAGGGGCTTTAGCCCCGGAGGGAAAAACCCTTCAGGCACGCACTATGAAGATCGCACGCAGCCTCACCGAACTCGCCAGCTTCACTCAGCCCTCCGTCGTCACCATCGGCAACTTCGACGGCGTCCACTGCGGCCACCGCATGGTCATCGCCGCCGTCCGCGAGCGCGCACACCAACTCGGTGCAGCCTCCGTCGCCGTCACCTTCGACCCCCATCCCGCACACGTCCTGCGGACAGACTCGCGCCTGCCGCTCATCACGCCGCTCGCCGCCAAGCTCGACCTGCTCGCCGCCACCGGCCTCGACCTCACGCTCGTCCTGGGCTTCACCAACGAGCTCCGCCACTGGACGGCGCGCCACTTCGCCACCACCGTACTGCACGACACGCTCCATGCCGCCGAAGTCCACGAAGGCGAGACCTTCCGCTTCGGCTACGACGCCGAGGCCGGCATCGACAGCCTCACCACGCTCGGCGCCGAGCTCGGCTTCGCTGTCCGCGCCTACGAACCCCGCGCCCTGCGCGGCTCCGCCATCTCCTCCAGCCGCATCCGCAAGCTCATCGCAGACGGCAACATGCCCGAAGCCCGCGCTCTGCTCGGCCGCCCGTTCAGCATCCACAGCACACCGGCCTCAGGCCGTGGCTACGGCACGCGCTACGCCGTGCCCACCATCAACCTCGCACCCTACGCCGACCTGCTCCCCGCGCACGGCGTCTACATCACAACCTTGCGAGTCGGCACCGGCGACAACGCGCGCCTCTTCCACGGCGTCACCAACATCGGCAACCGACCCACCTTCGGCGCGGACTCCTTCGCCGTCGAGACCCACCTGCTCGACTTCGAACCAATCGACCTCTTCGAAGACACACCGCTC carries:
- a CDS encoding bifunctional riboflavin kinase/FMN adenylyltransferase; translated protein: MKIARSLTELASFTQPSVVTIGNFDGVHCGHRMVIAAVRERAHQLGAASVAVTFDPHPAHVLRTDSRLPLITPLAAKLDLLAATGLDLTLVLGFTNELRHWTARHFATTVLHDTLHAAEVHEGETFRFGYDAEAGIDSLTTLGAELGFAVRAYEPRALRGSAISSSRIRKLIADGNMPEARALLGRPFSIHSTPASGRGYGTRYAVPTINLAPYADLLPAHGVYITTLRVGTGDNARLFHGVTNIGNRPTFGADSFAVETHLLDFEPIDLFEDTPLEMAFLLRLREERRFDSPELLRAQIMRDVAGAQRYFRLCDALHVRL